A DNA window from Helianthus annuus cultivar XRQ/B chromosome 15, HanXRQr2.0-SUNRISE, whole genome shotgun sequence contains the following coding sequences:
- the LOC110913484 gene encoding uncharacterized protein LOC110913484, which yields MPTPHPDNDLIDKNDLIAQNINCENDKISNVSESSEEAIEREEDVCDEDCGGTKIGIGYSGDSYTTVNCFAWNCEKSNKTLKCADLKSAFCDEQVVCKPPVFVPELKQNRFGKFLTEEIPEFVPSHTGMSESDKEPNEESSSEDSSTTTSEGGEGSSSEDRDSDFHSYQEWESSNDSETSVKDADKKVENLEPLSVQEPTTPNDSTSLENQDPLEKDFHIDDCTSLDDESKKNENLGETKIKRSSEVVKHHVCEHAESSSKQSPPLVASHGTAKSQKPFKACFRCGKEGHVLKHCPERHDPDGKGNQYCFSGLKGKNHTSLKDQMKKFSSRSPHVKPVSHDSKMKRTNTSKPQSFPPGLKHKIVSNFKSFTNKIFKPTQVWRVKQVVVKEINEGKYLAYREVYYFDERGEPKTTMAWVPLSN from the coding sequence ATGCCAACTCCTCATCCTGACAacgatttaattgataaaaatgATTTGATTGCTCAAAATATCAAttgtgaaaatgataaaatttctaacGTTTCTGAAAGCAGTGAAGAGGCGATTGAGCGTGAGGAGGATGTGTGCGATGAGGATTGTGGTGGCACGAAAATAGGAATAGGgtattcaggcgacagttataCTACTGTTAACTGTTTTGCCTGGAACTGTGAGAAATCAAACAAAACTTTAAAATGTGCTGACTTAAAATCTGCTTTTTGTGATGAACAAGTTGTGTGTAAACCTCCTGTGTTTGTTCCAGAATTGAAACAAAACAGATTCGGAAAATTCCTTACCGAGGAAATTCCAGAATTTGTTCCATCTCATACAGGTATGTCAGAGTCTGATAAGGAGCCAAATGAAGAAAGCAGCAGTGAAGACTCAAGCACCACAACTTCAGAAGGTGGCGAAGGAAGTTCAAGTGAGGATCGTGATTCGGATTTTCACTCATATCAAGAATGGGAAAGCTCAAATGACTCAGAAACTTCAGTAAAAGATGCTGATAAAAAGGTTGAAAAccttgaaccattaagtgttcaAGAACCAACGACCCCAAATGACTCTACAAGTCTTGAAAATCAAGATCCTTTGGAAAAAGACTTCCACATTGATGATTGCACGAGTTTAGATGATGAATCAAAGAAAAATGAGAATCTTGGGGAGACAAAGATCAAAAGATCATCTGAAGTTGTCAAACATCACGTTTGTGAACATGCTGAGTCAAGCTCAAAGCAATCCCCGCCCCTAGTTGCATCACACGGAACTGCAAAGTCTCAAAAGCCATTCAAGGCTTGTTTTAGGTGTGGAAAAGAAGGTCATGTGCTCAAACATTGCCCAGAGCGACACGATCCAGACGGTAAAGGCAACCAGTATTGCTTCTCTGGATTAAAAGGTAAAAATCACACATCTTTGAAAGATCAGATGAAAAAATTTTCATCCAGGTCTCCACATGTGAAGCCGGTTTCACATGATTCAAAGATGAAAAGGACCAACACATCAAAACCTCAATCTTTCCCTCCGGGTCTTAAACATAAGATTGTTTCAAActttaaatcttttacaaacaaaatttttAAACCAACACAAGTTTGGCGAGTCAAACAAGTGGTTGTAAAAGAAATCAATGAGGGAAAATATTTGGCATATCGGGAGGTTTATTATTTTGATGAAAGGGGAGAACCCAAGACTACGATGGCTTGGGTTCCACTCTCTAACTGA